The Parvibaculaceae bacterium PLY_AMNH_Bact1 genome window below encodes:
- a CDS encoding DUF1330 domain-containing protein (Derived by automated computational analysis using gene prediction method: Protein Homology.), translated as MGQVSKDDAALAAMAEADLDEPVVMLNLLRYRETAGDGAGVDGLTGREAYEVYGKEFAKLHPRFGGEPVWMGRALNSIIGDEEWDVVMLVRYPARRQFVDMMRDPDYLAIAPIRAAALADSRLVEMSQLLPRAEGR; from the coding sequence ATGGGGCAAGTGAGCAAGGATGATGCGGCGCTCGCCGCCATGGCTGAGGCTGATCTGGACGAGCCGGTCGTGATGCTCAATTTGCTCAGATACCGTGAGACGGCTGGAGACGGAGCGGGTGTGGACGGGTTGACCGGTCGGGAGGCTTACGAAGTCTATGGCAAGGAATTCGCGAAGCTACATCCACGCTTTGGCGGAGAACCGGTCTGGATGGGCCGTGCTCTCAATTCCATTATCGGCGACGAAGAATGGGATGTGGTGATGTTGGTGCGCTACCCAGCGCGCAGGCAGTTTGTCGACATGATGCGCGACCCTGATTATCTCGCGATTGCGCCGATCCGGGCGGCAGCACTGGCAGACAGTCGCCTTGTTGAGATGTCTCAATTGCTACCCAGGGCTGAGGGGCGTTAG
- a CDS encoding dienelactone hydrolase family protein (Derived by automated computational analysis using gene prediction method: Protein Homology.), producing the protein MCDEETVKDNEVYLSRRQVSIAGSAAVLMATLPRAANAAEVIESDVTITTPDGTADAYFVHPSSGTHPGILIWPDILGLRPAFRQMGKRLAESGYSVLVINPYYREAKSPVVGEGASFQDEKTRNHVLPMALALSAQTVITDASAFVNFLDAQEAVDTSMKIGTTGYCMGGPFTMLTAAALPDRVGAGASFHGGRLVLDTPDSPHLLVPQMKADFLFAIAENDDEKQPEAKTVLREAFDNAGLNAEIEVYEGALHGWCPPDSRVYNELQAERAWSRMLALFEGALT; encoded by the coding sequence ATGTGTGACGAAGAGACCGTAAAAGACAATGAAGTGTATCTCTCACGGCGGCAGGTAAGCATTGCGGGCAGCGCAGCAGTACTGATGGCAACCCTGCCCCGCGCGGCAAATGCAGCAGAGGTGATTGAGTCTGACGTCACAATCACAACACCCGATGGAACTGCTGATGCCTATTTCGTGCACCCTTCCTCAGGGACGCATCCCGGCATCCTCATCTGGCCAGACATTTTGGGCCTGCGCCCCGCCTTCCGACAGATGGGAAAACGGCTCGCAGAGTCGGGTTATTCAGTCCTGGTGATCAACCCCTATTATCGTGAAGCTAAATCTCCCGTCGTTGGCGAAGGCGCAAGCTTTCAGGACGAAAAAACCCGAAACCATGTGCTTCCAATGGCGCTTGCCCTATCGGCGCAAACAGTCATCACAGATGCATCGGCATTTGTAAATTTTCTGGATGCTCAAGAAGCCGTCGATACCTCGATGAAAATCGGCACGACCGGATATTGTATGGGCGGGCCCTTCACCATGCTGACCGCCGCTGCCCTTCCCGACCGCGTCGGTGCTGGCGCGTCTTTTCATGGCGGTCGCCTTGTTCTAGATACGCCTGACAGCCCGCACCTCCTCGTGCCGCAGATGAAAGCCGACTTCCTCTTCGCCATAGCTGAAAACGACGATGAGAAACAACCAGAGGCAAAGACGGTCCTCCGAGAAGCATTCGACAATGCCGGCCTAAACGCTGAAATCGAAGTCTATGAAGGCGCACTGCACGGCTGGTGCCCGCCAGACAGCCGTGTTTACAACGAACTCCAAGCCGAACGGGCCTGGTCCCGCATGCTGGCGCTTTTTGAAGGTGCACTCACCTAG
- a CDS encoding N-acyl homoserine lactonase family protein (Derived by automated computational analysis using gene prediction method: Protein Homology.) has protein sequence METNPVSTHGQGVRDTIPAIKSLHVLTSGWAEQHKEHRYGTWMPKTMWALLSRSWVKLPVNYFLIEHRDGLILFDTGLDPEIFANPNYVSSPIGRFFLRRLFRFDATNSCRLDNAVKAAGFTLKAITRAVISHLHFDHIGGIAQIPQAELIVSDREWAQLSTPQPERDWILREHIEIPGAQWHPISFQPTDDPLLQSFGGSYDVAGDGSMILLPTPGHTPGSLSMLIRREGWPPILLVGDLTYEAELLEQNKVPGLGDAAELRRSYAKVRNLKEQLPDLVIAPSHDLSTSDNISRATGQKP, from the coding sequence ATGGAGACAAATCCGGTGTCCACCCACGGGCAGGGAGTTCGAGACACAATCCCGGCCATCAAGTCGCTGCATGTTCTCACGTCAGGTTGGGCGGAACAGCACAAAGAACATCGCTATGGTACCTGGATGCCGAAAACGATGTGGGCGTTATTGTCTCGCAGCTGGGTCAAGCTGCCGGTCAACTACTTTCTGATTGAGCATCGCGATGGACTCATTCTGTTTGATACAGGTCTCGATCCTGAGATTTTCGCAAATCCGAACTATGTTTCGAGCCCCATAGGGCGCTTCTTTCTTCGACGGTTGTTTCGGTTTGACGCGACCAACAGCTGTCGACTCGACAACGCCGTAAAAGCGGCAGGATTCACCCTTAAAGCCATCACACGGGCAGTAATCTCGCACCTCCATTTCGATCATATTGGAGGCATCGCGCAAATTCCGCAGGCCGAGTTGATCGTCAGCGACCGCGAATGGGCACAACTCTCAACACCACAGCCGGAACGCGACTGGATTTTGCGGGAGCATATCGAGATACCCGGAGCTCAATGGCACCCAATTTCATTCCAGCCCACCGACGACCCGCTCCTTCAAAGCTTCGGGGGCAGCTACGATGTTGCAGGCGACGGATCAATGATCCTTTTGCCAACACCCGGACACACACCTGGATCACTCTCAATGCTCATTCGCCGGGAGGGCTGGCCGCCGATCCTCCTCGTGGGAGACTTGACCTATGAGGCTGAGCTTTTAGAGCAGAACAAAGTGCCAGGCTTAGGCGACGCCGCCGAACTGAGAAGGTCCTATGCTAAAGTGAGAAACTTGAAAGAACAGCTGCCGGACCTCGTGATTGCCCCATCCCATGACCTCTCAACAAGCGACAATATTTCACGCGCCACCGGGCAGAAGCCTTGA